In one window of Frigoriglobus tundricola DNA:
- a CDS encoding tetratricopeptide repeat protein, which translates to MDIAPAALTRVRDLYTQGHYRQAHETAAALGPLREWGGTAARLIGGRLAIQLAAPKLGRRMHLAAYRATPAHPEAVYYHARYRMERFGPLSTWRFMRAHPDWSDAPPDLHADWVALAGFIAARVRDFDRAERLLNRAEAMTPDRPWPCIERASVYEFADRPEDALAAARRSLELHPWFRPGVQSVAHLLLRQGRDRQALDFLVEADSHLESGLVAAQLFALQTDLGHYADARRTLERYTDLSPLIEPEVAKWLAARRADSAYFLGDYAAAARHAREVRDKFYDRFAERLENRTPQPPSPRGEFESPSPGPREAPLTGPGSKGGGIGEGASAPSSLSEPARAVIKLDYPPPPAAVTVYELLARYWKHPLPDAGDDRPPADGLPDAAERHRAEAAGWAAREFTLSLDAAVALIGRGVPFVLTLVEAGFSQPRLCVGADPVRGSVSVIDGLDRRAVDAPAGSLIERFAPFGPRCLALVPAAEAHRLDGLPDLTDGAAREALYAVQKPLLAHDRGTADAALRVMRDRFADHPLAPFAALALARFDANPVPAGGLRRAAREVPPRSDVGAGEGQRAARAEPGARAAGAARSRGRGGGRRTDGGPDARAGAPAAAGPPAGGHAPAAPVGPQPADGRGRVLPARDPVVGGPALRRGDRVVPVRLRSGRAGGPVRRRVLPCARATAQVPEALRLLQQRAGRAAVPVPAATRALHHALLDRDEPQQAAAALDQAINKLTPASGGVSPPEATRHEAAQALGELLMFRAECHASAGRFAAAEADLTAAKPLVPAVAWHKGAARVARIKPDLATAGAHYLEAIKLEPLAMDSHRTLAALLADTDGRAAARTHLAQACQRYPHHYPLMKLRAEFLSGDPEADADRALLDMLAENPDDAWALRQRALVLADRKDDAAARAALDRAGAIEPGHAWYYSVAAQVHKRADRTADAFAALRTALRQNIDQEALIAELVQLSRGRREKREALEFVAAELHRQPHTGEGLVAYVGAAHHVFQAHGDPEDHTELLETLERVLDDRPDLWQAWSVAVQQLAGLGRLDEARSLARDAAERFPLLGKLWLDLAQVCHAAGDAEGRLDARARRSRCRPAGRWPRASWPRRSTTPTSARTRSPFSNGPSPATPRTRWPTASWPSGCGSWGGRGRRSTGRRPRSGSNRGTSGRGTPCRCGPSGWTPRTSRPT; encoded by the coding sequence ATGGACATCGCACCCGCCGCTCTGACCCGCGTTCGCGACCTGTACACCCAGGGGCACTACCGACAGGCGCACGAAACCGCAGCCGCCCTCGGGCCGCTGCGCGAGTGGGGCGGCACGGCCGCGCGCCTGATCGGGGGCCGACTGGCGATCCAACTGGCCGCGCCGAAGCTCGGTCGGCGGATGCACCTGGCGGCGTACCGCGCGACCCCCGCGCACCCGGAAGCCGTTTACTACCACGCCCGCTACCGAATGGAACGGTTCGGGCCGCTCTCCACGTGGCGGTTCATGCGCGCCCACCCGGACTGGTCGGACGCCCCGCCCGATCTGCACGCCGACTGGGTGGCGCTGGCCGGGTTCATTGCCGCCCGGGTGCGCGATTTCGACCGCGCCGAGCGCCTGCTGAACCGCGCCGAGGCGATGACCCCGGACCGCCCGTGGCCGTGCATCGAGCGGGCCAGCGTGTACGAGTTCGCCGACCGCCCCGAGGACGCGCTGGCGGCCGCCCGGCGGTCACTGGAACTGCACCCGTGGTTCCGGCCCGGGGTGCAGTCGGTGGCGCACCTCTTGTTGCGCCAGGGCCGCGACCGGCAGGCCCTCGACTTCCTGGTCGAAGCCGATTCTCACCTGGAGAGCGGTCTGGTGGCGGCGCAACTGTTCGCGCTCCAGACCGACCTCGGCCACTACGCGGACGCGCGCCGGACCCTCGAACGCTATACGGACCTGTCGCCGCTGATCGAACCGGAGGTGGCCAAATGGCTGGCCGCGCGCCGGGCCGACTCCGCGTACTTCCTCGGCGATTACGCCGCCGCGGCGCGCCACGCCCGCGAGGTGAGGGACAAGTTCTACGACCGGTTCGCGGAGCGGTTGGAGAACCGCACCCCCCAGCCCCCTTCCCCAAGAGGGGAGTTTGAAAGCCCCTCTCCCGGCCCGCGAGAAGCGCCGCTGACAGGGCCGGGGAGCAAGGGGGGAGGGATTGGGGAGGGGGCGTCGGCCCCATCTTCCCTCTCGGAACCGGCTCGGGCCGTCATCAAACTCGACTACCCGCCGCCACCGGCGGCGGTCACCGTGTACGAGTTGCTCGCACGGTACTGGAAGCACCCGCTGCCCGATGCGGGGGACGACCGGCCGCCGGCCGACGGGTTGCCCGACGCGGCCGAACGGCACCGCGCCGAGGCCGCCGGCTGGGCGGCGCGCGAGTTCACGCTTTCACTGGACGCCGCCGTGGCCCTGATCGGTCGCGGCGTGCCGTTCGTTCTCACATTGGTGGAGGCCGGGTTCTCGCAACCGCGGCTGTGCGTCGGGGCCGACCCGGTGCGCGGGTCCGTGTCCGTCATCGACGGCCTCGACCGCCGGGCCGTGGACGCGCCGGCCGGGTCGCTCATCGAGCGGTTCGCGCCGTTCGGCCCGCGGTGCCTCGCCCTCGTCCCCGCCGCCGAAGCCCACCGCCTGGACGGCCTCCCGGACCTCACCGACGGGGCCGCGCGCGAGGCCCTCTACGCGGTACAAAAGCCGCTGCTCGCCCACGACCGCGGGACGGCCGACGCCGCGCTCCGCGTGATGCGGGACCGGTTCGCGGACCACCCGCTGGCGCCGTTCGCGGCGCTGGCGCTGGCCCGCTTCGACGCGAACCCGGTGCCTGCTGGCGGTCTACGACGCGCTGCTCGCGAAGTTCCCCCACGAAGCGACGTGGGTGCTGGCGAAGGCCAACGTGCTGCGCGAGCTGAACCGGGGGCCCGAGCGGCAGGCGCTGCTCGGAGCCGAGGGCGCGGCGGTGGACGCCGAACCGATGGTGGCCCAGACGCTCGCGCAGGCGCTCCTGCCGCTGCCGGACCGCCAGCAGGAGGCCACGCGCCTGCTGCGCCGGTCGGTCCGCAACCGGCCGACGGCCGCGGCCGGGTACTACCTGCTCGCGACCCAGTGGTGGGAGGACCGGCGCTTCGACGAGGCGACCGAGTTGTACCGGTTCGCCTGCGCTCTGGAAGAGCGGGAGGACCAGTTCGCCGACGCGTACTTCCGTGCGCGCGCGCGACCGCGCAGGTGCCGGAGGCGCTGCGCCTGCTCCAGCAGCGCGCCGGCCGCGCCGCGGTGCCCGTGCCCGCCGCGACCCGCGCGCTCCACCACGCGCTGCTGGACCGCGACGAACCGCAACAGGCGGCCGCCGCTCTGGACCAGGCGATCAACAAATTGACCCCGGCGAGCGGGGGCGTCAGCCCCCCCGAGGCAACAAGACACGAGGCCGCGCAGGCGCTCGGCGAGTTGCTCATGTTCCGCGCCGAGTGCCACGCGTCGGCCGGACGGTTCGCGGCCGCCGAGGCCGATCTCACGGCGGCGAAGCCGCTCGTGCCGGCGGTCGCGTGGCACAAGGGGGCGGCCCGCGTCGCCCGCATCAAGCCGGACCTCGCGACGGCCGGCGCGCATTACCTTGAGGCGATCAAACTCGAACCGCTGGCGATGGACTCGCACCGCACGCTCGCGGCGCTGCTGGCCGACACCGATGGGCGGGCCGCGGCCCGCACGCACCTCGCCCAGGCGTGCCAGCGGTACCCGCACCACTACCCGCTCATGAAGCTCCGCGCGGAGTTCCTCTCAGGCGACCCGGAGGCGGACGCCGACCGCGCGCTCCTGGACATGCTCGCGGAGAACCCGGACGACGCGTGGGCGCTCCGGCAGCGGGCGCTGGTTCTGGCCGATCGCAAGGACGACGCCGCGGCGCGGGCGGCCCTCGACCGCGCCGGCGCGATCGAGCCGGGGCACGCCTGGTACTACTCGGTCGCCGCGCAGGTCCACAAGCGGGCCGACCGCACCGCGGACGCCTTCGCCGCGCTCCGCACCGCCCTCCGGCAGAACATCGACCAGGAGGCGCTGATCGCGGAACTCGTGCAGCTCAGCCGCGGCCGCCGGGAGAAGCGCGAGGCGCTCGAGTTCGTCGCGGCCGAGCTGCACCGGCAGCCGCACACCGGCGAGGGGCTGGTCGCCTACGTGGGGGCCGCGCACCACGTGTTCCAGGCGCACGGCGACCCGGAGGACCACACCGAACTGCTCGAAACGCTCGAGCGGGTCCTCGACGACCGCCCGGACCTGTGGCAGGCGTGGTCGGTGGCGGTGCAGCAGCTCGCCGGGCTCGGGCGGCTCGACGAGGCCCGCTCCCTGGCCCGCGACGCGGCCGAGCGGTTCCCCCTGCTCGGCAAGCTGTGGCTGGACCTCGCGCAGGTGTGCCACGCGGCGGGCGACGCCGAGGGCCGCCTCGACGCGCGCGCCAGGCGGTCGCGGTGTCGCCCGGCTGGTCGCTGGCCGCGCGCGAGCTGGCCGAGGCGCTCGACGACGCCGACCAGCGCGAGGACGCGGTCGCCGTTCTCGAACGGGCCATCGCCCGCAACCCCTCGGACGCGCTGGCCCACGGCTTCCTGGCCGAGCGGCTGTGGGAGCTGGGGCGGTCGCGGGAGGCGCTCGACCGGGCGAAGACCGCGGTCCGGCTCGAACCGGGGTACGAGTGGGCGTGGCACGCCGTGCAGATGTGGGCCGAGCGGCTGGACGCCCCGGACGAGCCGGCCGACCTGA